In Flavobacterium lacustre, a genomic segment contains:
- a CDS encoding SixA phosphatase family protein: MKNLILIRHAKSSWEAPLKDFDRPLIKNGILDAHLVSSNISDFIPKTYLIWSSPARRASDTALIFAQNIVYPIESIVYKKELYTFDENQLEKEIKLCDNSFESVILFGHNEAITNFVNKFGDVFIENVPTSGFVSLQFDTDSWVNINKGKTKKTVFPKDLK, from the coding sequence ATGAAAAATTTAATATTAATTAGACATGCAAAATCAAGTTGGGAAGCTCCATTAAAAGATTTTGACAGACCTTTAATTAAGAATGGTATTCTTGATGCTCATTTGGTTTCTTCGAATATATCTGATTTTATTCCGAAAACGTATCTAATTTGGAGTAGTCCTGCCAGAAGAGCTTCTGATACAGCACTTATTTTTGCTCAAAATATAGTATATCCAATTGAAAGTATCGTTTATAAAAAGGAACTGTATACATTTGATGAAAACCAATTGGAAAAAGAGATTAAATTATGTGATAATAGTTTTGAAAGTGTTATTCTTTTCGGACATAACGAGGCTATTACAAATTTTGTTAATAAATTTGGAGATGTTTTTATAGAAAATGTTCCCACCTCCGGATTTGTATCTTTACAATTTGATACCGACAGTTGGGTGAATATCAATAAAGGCAAAACCAAAAAAACAGTATTCCCAAAAGATTTAAAATAA
- the ppk1 gene encoding polyphosphate kinase 1 encodes MLEQKYIDREKSWLAFNARVLQEASDESVPLLDRLRFLGIFSNNLDEFFRVRFAAIRRLSLTGISGEKYLGGVSAQQLLKDITEIVINQQAESLEILSDIEAKLETENIFTIDENNVSAEQRNFIKDFFVQKVSPELVTIILNDLAQFPLLKDTSGYLAVKLVMNSKDKAVSLNETKPKLEVRYAVIEIPKTINRFVVLPSENEKQYVIMLDDVIRLNLSRIFDIFDYESVSAHMIKITRDAQLDIDSDLSKSMLEKIATSVKDRRIGEPVRFIYDQSIEKDTLKYFLSNMGIDATDSIIPGGRYHNRRDYMDFPNLGRFDLLYKSNPPLQIPGLSLDENIMKKIALKDYMIHAPYQSYSYVIKFLREAALDPKVTSIKITLYRLAKNSQIISSLINAAKNGKKVTVQIELQARFDEASNISYAEQMQTEGIELIFGIKGLKVHSKICVIERIENKKVKRYGIISSGNFNETTAKFYTDVTLFTCHQKILKDISKIFDFFEINYRIHRYKHLIVSPHYTRTRFYKMIDREIVHAIAGRKTYMKLKMNSLSDFDMIDKLYEASRAGVKIQLEVRGICSLIPGITGMSENIEAISIVDNYLEHSRIYIFGNAGLTEVYISSADIMTRNIDGRVEVTCPIYDQDIKQELIDIFDLAWKGNVKARYHSHKLDNKYRERGDNPVFRAQLETYKYYQNKITVEEEIV; translated from the coding sequence GTGTTAGAACAAAAATATATTGACAGAGAAAAAAGCTGGTTGGCTTTTAATGCAAGAGTACTTCAAGAAGCGTCAGATGAATCAGTACCACTTTTAGACAGACTTCGATTTTTAGGGATTTTTTCTAATAATTTAGATGAATTTTTTAGAGTTCGTTTCGCTGCAATCAGACGATTAAGTTTAACAGGAATATCAGGTGAAAAGTATCTTGGAGGCGTTTCTGCACAACAATTGCTTAAAGATATTACTGAAATAGTTATTAATCAACAAGCAGAAAGTTTAGAAATTCTTAGTGATATAGAAGCTAAGCTTGAAACTGAAAACATATTTACAATTGATGAAAATAATGTTTCGGCAGAGCAGAGAAATTTTATAAAAGATTTTTTTGTTCAAAAAGTTAGCCCGGAATTAGTTACAATTATCCTTAATGATTTGGCACAATTTCCATTATTGAAAGATACTTCAGGATATTTGGCTGTTAAATTAGTGATGAATAGTAAGGATAAAGCAGTTTCTTTAAATGAAACTAAACCAAAATTAGAAGTTCGCTATGCAGTAATCGAAATTCCAAAAACAATCAACCGATTCGTAGTTTTACCTTCCGAAAATGAAAAGCAATATGTAATCATGTTAGATGATGTAATCCGACTTAATTTAAGCAGGATTTTTGACATTTTTGATTACGAAAGTGTTTCGGCACACATGATAAAAATTACAAGAGATGCACAATTAGACATCGACAGTGATTTGAGTAAAAGTATGCTTGAAAAAATTGCTACAAGTGTAAAAGATCGAAGAATTGGGGAGCCGGTTCGTTTTATTTATGATCAATCTATAGAAAAAGATACTTTAAAATATTTCCTTTCCAATATGGGAATTGATGCCACCGATAGTATAATTCCAGGTGGAAGATATCATAACAGGAGAGATTATATGGATTTTCCAAACCTTGGGAGATTCGATTTATTGTATAAAAGTAATCCACCTTTGCAAATTCCAGGATTGAGTTTGGATGAAAATATCATGAAAAAAATTGCCCTGAAAGATTACATGATTCATGCGCCATACCAATCTTATTCGTATGTTATCAAGTTTTTGCGCGAAGCAGCTTTGGATCCAAAAGTTACTTCTATAAAAATTACATTGTATCGATTGGCCAAAAATTCACAGATTATTAGTTCGCTTATAAATGCGGCCAAAAATGGTAAAAAAGTAACTGTTCAAATAGAATTGCAAGCTCGTTTCGATGAAGCCAGCAATATATCGTATGCGGAACAAATGCAAACCGAAGGAATTGAACTCATTTTTGGAATTAAAGGATTAAAAGTACACAGCAAAATTTGTGTAATCGAAAGAATTGAAAACAAAAAAGTGAAGCGTTACGGGATTATTTCCAGCGGAAATTTCAATGAGACAACAGCAAAATTTTATACAGATGTAACCCTTTTTACCTGCCATCAAAAAATTCTAAAAGACATTTCTAAAATTTTTGATTTTTTCGAAATAAACTATAGAATACATCGTTACAAACATCTTATTGTTTCACCTCATTACACCAGAACTCGTTTCTACAAAATGATTGACAGAGAAATTGTTCACGCAATAGCAGGTAGAAAAACATATATGAAATTGAAAATGAACAGTTTGTCTGACTTTGATATGATTGATAAATTATATGAAGCCAGTAGAGCAGGGGTGAAAATACAACTCGAGGTGAGAGGAATTTGCTCGTTAATTCCAGGAATTACTGGAATGAGCGAAAATATAGAAGCCATAAGTATCGTTGATAATTATTTAGAACATTCAAGAATTTATATTTTTGGAAATGCTGGACTAACCGAAGTTTATATTTCTTCGGCAGATATTATGACCAGAAATATAGACGGAAGAGTTGAAGTGACTTGCCCAATTTATGATCAGGACATCAAACAAGAATTAATAGATATTTTTGATTTAGCATGGAAAGGCAATGTTAAAGCCAGATATCATTCTCATAAATTAGACAATAAATACAGAGAAAGAGGAGATAATCCTGTTTTTAGGGCTCAATTAGAAACCTATAAATACTATCAAAATAAAATAACCGTAGAAGAGGAAATCGTTTAA
- a CDS encoding Ppx/GppA phosphatase family protein produces the protein MIKIKKYAAIDIGSNAMRLLIANIVEQDGKETQFSKSSLVRVPIRLGQDAFTVGAISEENIERMCDAMKAFNLLMKVHKVERYMAFATSAMREAYNGKEVVAIIKKKADIKIEIIDGKKEAAIIASTDLHHLLKTDKTYLFVDVGGGSTEFTLFSNGKMIISRSFKAGTVRLLNNMVCDVVWDEIEKWIKTNTSDYDEVTLIGSGGNINKLFKMSGKQQEKPLSYIYINSQYAFLNSLTYEQRIAELGLNSDRADVIIPATRIYLNAMKWSGARNIYVPKIGLADGIVKAMYYGKI, from the coding sequence ATGATAAAAATAAAAAAATATGCAGCAATTGATATTGGATCTAACGCGATGCGTTTATTGATTGCAAATATTGTGGAACAAGACGGTAAAGAAACACAATTTAGTAAAAGTTCTTTGGTTCGTGTCCCAATCCGTTTAGGACAGGATGCCTTTACTGTTGGTGCAATTTCCGAAGAAAATATAGAAAGAATGTGTGATGCTATGAAAGCTTTTAATCTGTTGATGAAAGTGCATAAAGTAGAGCGTTATATGGCATTTGCAACTTCAGCAATGCGTGAAGCTTATAATGGAAAGGAAGTTGTAGCAATCATCAAGAAAAAAGCCGATATAAAAATTGAAATTATTGACGGAAAAAAAGAAGCTGCCATTATTGCGTCAACTGATTTACATCATTTGCTGAAAACAGACAAAACCTATCTTTTTGTAGATGTTGGTGGTGGAAGTACGGAGTTTACTTTATTTTCGAATGGTAAAATGATTATTTCCAGATCTTTCAAAGCTGGAACGGTACGATTGCTGAATAATATGGTTTGTGATGTGGTTTGGGATGAAATAGAAAAATGGATTAAAACAAATACCAGTGATTATGACGAAGTAACATTGATTGGTTCCGGTGGAAATATCAATAAATTATTCAAAATGTCTGGTAAGCAACAAGAAAAGCCATTGTCTTACATCTATATTAACTCGCAATATGCTTTTTTGAATTCACTTACTTACGAACAACGAATTGCAGAATTAGGTTTGAATTCAGATCGTGCCGATGTAATTATACCTGCAACACGAATTTATCTTAATGCAATGAAATGGAGTGGCGCCAGAAATATTTATGTGCCAAAAATAGGTTTAGCAGATGGAATTGTAAAAGCCATGTATTATGGAAAAATTTAA
- a CDS encoding DNA polymerase III subunit gamma/tau, with translation MDDNGTKISALSLSSIRAKKALEENNKGIVKEVTHLPTEAFSETEMLLHWNKYAQRLGDKGYKIMESLLLINDPKLNGTAISIELPNEGSKLDFESELNGLLGYLKGHLHNHDITIEVIVNESFESKRSFNDQDRYNRLHEINPNIELLRTTFGLDINA, from the coding sequence TTGGACGACAATGGGACAAAAATTTCAGCGCTTTCTTTGTCTAGTATTCGTGCTAAAAAAGCATTAGAAGAAAATAATAAAGGCATTGTAAAAGAAGTCACTCATTTACCTACAGAAGCTTTTTCGGAAACTGAAATGTTACTGCATTGGAACAAATATGCGCAACGTTTGGGCGATAAAGGATATAAAATTATGGAGTCGTTACTCTTAATTAATGATCCAAAATTAAACGGAACCGCCATATCGATTGAACTCCCAAATGAAGGTTCAAAATTAGATTTTGAAAGTGAACTTAATGGGCTTTTAGGATATTTAAAAGGACATTTACACAATCATGACATTACTATTGAAGTAATAGTAAACGAAAGTTTTGAAAGTAAAAGAAGTTTCAATGACCAGGATCGCTACAACAGATTACATGAAATAAATCCTAATATAGAACTCTTGAGAACTACTTTTGGATTAGATATTAATGCATAA
- the dnaX gene encoding DNA polymerase III subunit gamma/tau, producing MEQFVVSARKYRPQTFKDVVGQKAITNTLLNAIESNHLASALLFTGPRGVGKTTCARILARKINQPGYDDPNEDFAFNVFELDAASNNSVDDIRNLIDQVRIPPQTGQYKVYIIDEVHMLSSAAFNAFLKTLEEPPKHAIFILATTEKHKIIPTILSRCQIFDFKRITVKDAKEHLADVAESQGVNYEDDALHIIAQKADGAMRDALSIFDRVVSFCGSNLTRQAVTENLNVLDYETYINVTDLILENKIPELLMAFNDILSKGFDSHHFVSGLASHFRDLLVSKTPSTLSLLEVGEQAQKMYGIQAQKCSQDFLLKGIEIANDCDLKYKVSQNQRLLVELCLMQLASITFDGEKKKLSNI from the coding sequence ATGGAACAATTTGTAGTATCGGCTCGTAAATATCGTCCTCAAACATTTAAAGATGTTGTGGGACAAAAAGCCATTACCAATACTTTATTGAATGCCATAGAAAGCAACCACCTTGCTTCTGCCTTATTATTTACAGGACCTCGTGGTGTGGGTAAAACAACTTGTGCCCGTATTTTGGCTCGAAAAATAAATCAGCCCGGATACGATGATCCAAATGAAGATTTTGCGTTTAATGTTTTCGAATTAGATGCAGCTTCAAACAATTCTGTTGATGATATTCGTAATTTAATTGACCAAGTTCGAATTCCACCGCAAACCGGACAATACAAAGTATATATTATTGATGAGGTGCATATGTTGTCTTCGGCAGCTTTTAATGCTTTTTTGAAAACATTGGAAGAACCACCAAAACACGCCATTTTTATTTTGGCTACGACCGAAAAACACAAAATTATACCAACGATTTTATCCCGTTGTCAAATATTTGATTTCAAAAGAATTACTGTAAAAGATGCTAAAGAACATCTGGCCGATGTAGCAGAAAGTCAAGGAGTCAATTATGAAGATGATGCTTTGCATATTATCGCTCAAAAAGCAGATGGTGCCATGCGAGATGCGTTGTCAATTTTTGACAGAGTAGTTTCATTTTGCGGAAGCAACCTGACACGCCAAGCGGTTACTGAGAATTTGAATGTTTTAGACTATGAAACCTACATCAATGTAACGGATTTGATTCTAGAAAATAAAATTCCGGAACTACTGATGGCTTTCAATGACATTTTATCAAAAGGTTTTGATTCACATCATTTTGTATCCGGATTAGCGTCTCATTTTAGAGACTTATTAGTCAGCAAAACGCCTTCAACACTTTCTTTATTAGAAGTTGGTGAACAAGCTCAAAAAATGTACGGAATACAAGCTCAAAAATGTAGCCAGGATTTTTTATTGAAAGGTATTGAAATTGCAAATGATTGCGATTTGAAATATAAAGTCAGTCAAAACCAGCGATTACTCGTTGAACTTTGCTTGATGCAACTTGCCTCTATCACTTTTGATGGAGAAAAAAAAAAGTTGAGCAATATATAA